The window ATGCTATCGGCTGGCAGGGTTGTCCTGGTACGATGCATGGTGTCACGCGGCTTCTACCATGGCGCTGGGTGGGTTTTCCATTTACGATGACGGCTTTCAGCATTACGATTCGCCGATGGTGGATACGGTTGCCTGCGTATTCATGATGTTCGCCGGCATTAACTTTGCCACACACTACAACGTATTCAGATTTCGCAGCCTGCGCTATTACGTGACCTGTCCGGAAACCAAAATATTTGTGGCGATTCTGTTGCTGGGCGGGCTGGGCGTCAGCGCCTGGCTGTATTTTGATGGTGTGTATCCCACATTGACTCAATCGCTGCGTTTCGGGATGTTCAACACGATTTCGCTGGCGACCACCACGGGCTTTGCCAATACCGATTATTTGCACTGGCCGGTGTTGTTGCCCGTTGTGATGCTGCTGCTGGGCAGCTTCTGTTCTTCCGCCGGTTCAACCGGGGGCGGTATCAAGCTGATTCGGGTGGTGCTTATTGCAAAACAAATTCGGGCTGAGTTGCGCAAACTGCTGCATCCGCATGCCATTTGTCCGGTCAAGCTGGGCCGACGGATTGTCCCGCCGCCCATTATTTCGTCCATCATGGCATTTGTGATTCTGTTTGTTATTATGAACGTGGCGCTGACCGGCCTGATGGTCATGTCCGGCCTGGATTTTGCCACCGCGTCATCGGCGGTGTTCGCCAGCCTGACCAATATCGGCCCGGGTCTGGGTGAGGTTGGCCCCATGAGCAACTACTCAGGACTCAGCAATTTTCAAATGTGGATTTGTACTTTCGCCATGCTTGTTGGCCGTCTGGAGTTCTTTACCGTGCTGGTGCTCTTTACCCCCGGATTCTGGAAAAAATAGGCACCTGTGATCTCTGCCTGTTATGTCCGCCACTTGTTCCTCCATTGACGTTATCCCATGCTCCATATTGCGCTGTTCGAACCAAAAATTGCACCCAACACCGGTAATATTATTCGATTGATTGCCAACAACGGCTGCTGGCTGCACTTGATTGAGCCCATGGGGTTTCGTATTGATGATGCCAAAATGCGGCGGGCGGGGCTGGATTATCATGATCTGGCCAAAGTGACGATTCACCCGGACTACG of the Advenella mimigardefordensis DPN7 genome contains:
- a CDS encoding TrkH family potassium uptake protein; protein product: MRNILNVLHALSLTMLGFSTILLFPLAVSLYFDDGAHNAFLLSLGIAIGVSAALWKFTRRSRDEINPRNGLLLVSLVWLVFPLIASLPFVFDAYIEGQSLTFTHAYYEAMSGLTTTGASVLNNISSLPPSVNIWRVTLIWVGGMGILVMAVAIMPLLGVGGHQIMRGEIPGPMKEEKLTPRIAGTAKALYAIYISASTLCVLCYRLAGLSWYDAWCHAASTMALGGFSIYDDGFQHYDSPMVDTVACVFMMFAGINFATHYNVFRFRSLRYYVTCPETKIFVAILLLGGLGVSAWLYFDGVYPTLTQSLRFGMFNTISLATTTGFANTDYLHWPVLLPVVMLLLGSFCSSAGSTGGGIKLIRVVLIAKQIRAELRKLLHPHAICPVKLGRRIVPPPIISSIMAFVILFVIMNVALTGLMVMSGLDFATASSAVFASLTNIGPGLGEVGPMSNYSGLSNFQMWICTFAMLVGRLEFFTVLVLFTPGFWKK